A DNA window from Bacteroides cellulosilyticus contains the following coding sequences:
- a CDS encoding oligosaccharide flippase family protein, with amino-acid sequence MSKASILNNVFYNGAVQTSSILLNLLLMPYITRILGKDALGINSFGQAIVGYFVLLGNLGITIYGAKAIAERRDDKNSKQQKFAECVTYQFFFNLIAILLYNSWVIFQGDYIYFLFNIIILTSMTDLSWAYTGMERFDLIAVRNLIIKIVGTLLIFLFVKQQEDLSLFIIIQQGVLLISNVVFWFELDKLEIVPRFSSLTLSLKSIFKPAIFVFIPSIFTSLYLSLNKVMLGYLSSVDEVAIYDYPNRLVRIGITFIGILGTVMMPRLAYLHHNQSKQEYQNKTKDLFRYSLLISVPAFFLLELVALPLCDIFFSEAFEGADMVMKIVAPTLITSGLSLYVIYVSLNRMKIFLNCVAIGALVSLVLNVLLMPQYGATGAAISLLATEMVVHMLLLYYLRSIYSLKWLLHYLLKIIAICTFIYILLVIVLGSILSLQEMCLAILSYGILYGLCFLLYLRKTM; translated from the coding sequence TTGTCAAAGGCTAGTATTCTAAATAATGTTTTTTATAATGGTGCAGTTCAGACTTCAAGTATATTGTTGAACCTGCTATTAATGCCATATATTACCCGAATACTGGGCAAAGATGCACTTGGTATCAATTCGTTTGGACAAGCTATTGTCGGTTATTTCGTATTGTTGGGGAACTTGGGAATCACCATTTATGGTGCTAAAGCAATTGCCGAACGTAGAGATGATAAGAATAGTAAACAACAGAAATTTGCTGAATGTGTAACTTATCAATTCTTTTTCAATCTAATAGCTATTCTTTTATATAATAGTTGGGTGATTTTTCAAGGAGATTATATATATTTCTTGTTTAATATCATCATTCTTACCTCTATGACAGATCTTTCATGGGCGTATACCGGTATGGAAAGATTTGATTTAATTGCTGTTCGGAACTTAATAATTAAAATTGTAGGTACTTTACTCATTTTTCTTTTTGTAAAACAACAGGAAGATTTATCCTTGTTTATTATCATTCAGCAAGGGGTTTTATTAATTAGTAATGTTGTTTTTTGGTTTGAGTTGGATAAATTGGAGATTGTTCCTCGATTTTCATCGTTAACTCTCTCCTTGAAAAGTATATTTAAGCCTGCGATATTCGTTTTTATTCCAAGTATTTTTACCTCCTTGTATCTCTCTTTAAATAAAGTTATGCTAGGATATTTGTCAAGTGTAGATGAAGTTGCAATTTACGATTATCCCAATAGGCTAGTACGTATCGGCATTACTTTTATAGGAATTTTGGGTACTGTAATGATGCCCCGATTAGCCTATTTACATCATAATCAGTCGAAACAAGAATATCAGAATAAAACGAAGGATTTATTTAGATATTCATTATTAATAAGTGTCCCTGCCTTTTTTTTATTAGAGTTAGTAGCATTGCCATTATGTGACATATTTTTTTCTGAAGCATTTGAAGGTGCTGACATGGTTATGAAAATTGTTGCACCCACTTTGATTACATCTGGCCTCAGTCTGTATGTAATTTATGTGAGTCTAAATAGAATGAAGATCTTCTTAAATTGTGTTGCTATAGGGGCGTTGGTTAGCTTAGTTCTAAATGTTTTGCTGATGCCCCAATATGGAGCTACGGGAGCTGCTATCAGTTTGTTGGCAACCGAGATGGTGGTACATATGTTGTTACTATATTATTTGCGTTCAATTTATTCATTAAAATGGTTATTACACTATCTTCTTAAAATTATTGCAATCTGTACATTTATTTATATACTATTGGTAATTGTATTAGGATCTATTCTGTCTTTACAGGAAATGTGTCTTGCAATATTGTCTTATGGAATCTTATATGGCTTGTGCTTTCTGCTTTATTTAAGGAAAACTATGTAG
- the rfbC gene encoding dTDP-4-dehydrorhamnose 3,5-epimerase: MEVLKTLIEGVVIIEPRLFKDGRGCFFESFNQKEFEEKVCKTTFVQDNESKSSYGVIRGLHFQKPPFDQSKLVRVVKGAVLDVAVDIRKSSPTFGQYVSVELTEDNHRQLFIPRGFAHGFSVLSDEVIFQYKCDNFYAFQYEGGIAWDDPDLGIDWRIPANRVLLSGKDRLHPVLKDVDL, translated from the coding sequence ATGGAAGTTCTAAAAACATTAATTGAAGGTGTTGTAATCATTGAACCTCGTCTTTTTAAAGATGGTCGTGGCTGTTTTTTTGAGTCTTTCAATCAGAAAGAGTTTGAAGAAAAAGTTTGTAAAACGACATTCGTACAAGATAATGAATCCAAATCGTCTTACGGTGTTATTCGCGGATTACATTTTCAAAAGCCGCCTTTTGACCAAAGTAAATTGGTTCGTGTTGTGAAAGGTGCTGTCCTTGACGTAGCTGTAGATATACGGAAAAGTTCTCCGACTTTTGGGCAATATGTATCAGTAGAACTGACAGAAGATAATCATCGTCAGCTTTTTATTCCACGAGGCTTTGCTCATGGCTTCTCTGTTTTGAGTGATGAAGTTATCTTTCAATATAAATGTGATAATTTCTATGCCTTTCAATATGAGGGAGGAATAGCATGGGATGATCCTGATTTGGGAATAGACTGGAGAATACCTGCCAATAGAGTTCTCTTGAGTGGAAAAGATAGACTGCATCCAGTTTTGAAAGATGTTGATTTGTAA